A section of the Pseudanabaena mucicola str. Chao 1806 genome encodes:
- a CDS encoding DUF1517 domain-containing protein → MKKIKNNAKVWTRSLVAISLVAMTIFGNAHEAFARRSGGRIGGSSFKSAPSRSAPSRSAPSNPSYSGNSTPYYNNSGGGFFFFPMFFGGGFGGGLFTILLLVIVAGAIIQAFRGRGDGEGLTGMDSKVSVAKIQVGLLASARSLQQELTRLALESDTSSVEGLAVVTRETAVSLMRHPEYWVYVSSASENTKFALAEQKFNSLVMSERSKLNTEVLSNVGGRVLQGKTAAALPSEGTLSLEAPSEYIVVTILLAVAGDSLSKLPTLRSSDDLTSALSAIGSVPEDNLLAVEILWEPQSEEYTLTNDEVLTIYPELVRI, encoded by the coding sequence ATGAAAAAGATTAAAAATAACGCCAAGGTCTGGACACGTTCGCTAGTCGCTATATCCCTAGTTGCCATGACAATCTTTGGTAATGCTCACGAGGCTTTTGCTAGACGCTCAGGCGGTCGAATTGGCGGTAGCTCTTTTAAATCTGCACCCAGCAGATCTGCACCCAGCAGATCTGCTCCATCGAACCCTAGCTATAGTGGCAATAGCACTCCTTACTATAACAATAGTGGCGGCGGATTTTTCTTTTTCCCTATGTTCTTTGGCGGCGGATTCGGTGGCGGCTTATTTACCATTTTATTACTGGTAATTGTTGCAGGTGCAATCATTCAAGCATTCCGTGGTCGTGGAGATGGCGAAGGTCTTACAGGTATGGACAGCAAAGTGAGCGTTGCTAAAATCCAAGTAGGTTTACTTGCCTCGGCGCGATCGCTACAACAAGAATTAACCCGTCTGGCACTAGAGTCTGATACTTCATCCGTTGAAGGTTTAGCCGTCGTCACTCGCGAAACAGCCGTTTCCTTGATGCGTCATCCCGAATATTGGGTATATGTCAGCAGTGCTAGTGAAAATACTAAGTTTGCCCTTGCTGAGCAGAAATTTAATAGCTTAGTTATGTCTGAGCGTAGCAAGCTCAATACAGAGGTTTTAAGTAATGTTGGCGGTCGGGTACTTCAAGGCAAAACTGCGGCAGCTTTGCCTAGTGAAGGTACTTTGAGCCTCGAAGCTCCTAGTGAATATATTGTCGTCACCATTCTGTTAGCGGTCGCTGGTGATTCCCTCAGCAAGTTACCAACCTTACGATCCTCTGATGATTTGACATCTGCACTCTCAGCAATCGGTTCTGTCCCTGAAGATAATCTCTTAGCTGTGGAAATTCTTTGGGAGCCTCAATCTGAGGAATACACTCTCACCAATGATGAAGTTCTGACCATCTACCCCGAACTAGTCAGAATTTAA
- a CDS encoding Uma2 family endonuclease translates to MVTVPSQYRLPTAEDLPDSDETPVDNELQNDIPNILLNLLREIWSDRTDWFWGVDMGVYYEPNIEEPAKSKAIIPDGFLALGVPKQTGEGGRLSYVVWQEKVMPILALEVVSKKYNGEYDTKLAKYAEVGILYYVVYNSTTGRRLYKDHQSLEVYKLVDGKYQLLPAVTLLAESGRMVWLPEIGLGIGSEQGIYDGWQREWVYWYDRSGKRYPTAQELVNLERQVRLEAEVIAEQEKLISQQERQEKEKLAAYLRSLGINPDEI, encoded by the coding sequence ATGGTTACTGTACCTTCTCAATACCGTTTGCCAACTGCGGAAGACCTACCCGATTCCGATGAAACGCCTGTGGATAATGAACTCCAAAATGACATTCCCAATATTCTATTAAACCTATTACGAGAGATTTGGAGCGATCGCACTGATTGGTTTTGGGGTGTGGATATGGGAGTGTATTACGAGCCAAACATTGAGGAGCCAGCCAAGTCTAAGGCAATTATTCCCGACGGATTTCTCGCTTTGGGTGTACCGAAGCAAACTGGTGAAGGTGGACGTTTGAGCTATGTGGTTTGGCAGGAAAAAGTCATGCCAATTCTGGCTTTAGAAGTAGTTTCTAAAAAATATAATGGGGAATACGACACCAAGTTAGCCAAATATGCAGAGGTAGGAATTCTCTATTATGTGGTTTACAATTCCACAACTGGTCGCCGATTGTATAAGGATCATCAATCTCTAGAAGTATACAAGCTAGTCGATGGGAAGTATCAACTTTTGCCTGCGGTGACGCTTTTAGCAGAAAGCGGAAGAATGGTATGGCTTCCTGAGATTGGTTTGGGAATTGGTAGTGAGCAGGGTATTTATGATGGTTGGCAGCGCGAATGGGTCTATTGGTACGATCGCTCTGGCAAGAGATATCCCACTGCTCAAGAACTTGTGAACCTAGAACGTCAGGTGAGACTTGAGGCTGAGGTGATCGCTGAGCAAGAAAAATTAATTTCGCAACAGGAGCGTCAGGAGAAAGAAAAACTTGCCGCTTATCTGCGATCGCTTGGTATCAATCCTGATGAAATCTAA
- a CDS encoding Uma2 family endonuclease, whose protein sequence is MVTVPSQYRLPTAEDLPDSDETPVDNELQNDIPNILLNLLREIWSDRTDWFWGVDMGVYYEPNIEEPAKSKAIVPDGFLALGVPKQTGEGGRLSYVVWQEKVMPILALEVVSKKYNGEYDTKLAKYAEVGILYYVVYNSTTGRRLYKDHQSLEVYKLVDGKYQLLPAVTLLAESGRMVWLPEIGLGIGSEQGIYDGWQREWVYWYDRSGKRYPTAQELVNLERQVRLEAEALLQKYRDRFGDISE, encoded by the coding sequence ATGGTTACTGTACCTTCTCAATACCGTTTGCCAACTGCGGAAGACCTACCCGATTCCGATGAAACGCCTGTGGATAATGAACTCCAAAATGACATTCCTAATATTCTATTAAACCTATTACGAGAGATTTGGAGCGATCGCACTGATTGGTTTTGGGGTGTGGATATGGGAGTGTATTACGAGCCAAACATTGAGGAGCCAGCCAAGTCTAAGGCAATTGTTCCCGACGGATTTCTCGCTTTGGGTGTACCGAAGCAAACTGGTGAAGGTGGACGTTTGAGCTATGTGGTTTGGCAGGAAAAAGTCATGCCAATTCTGGCTTTAGAAGTAGTTTCTAAAAAATATAATGGGGAATACGACACCAAGTTAGCCAAATATGCAGAGGTAGGAATTCTCTATTATGTGGTTTACAATTCCACAACTGGTCGCCGATTGTATAAGGATCATCAATCTCTAGAAGTATACAAGCTAGTCGATGGGAAGTATCAACTTTTGCCTGCGGTGACGCTTTTAGCAGAAAGCGGAAGAATGGTATGGCTTCCTGAGATTGGTTTGGGAATTGGTAGTGAGCAGGGTATTTATGATGGTTGGCAGCGCGAATGGGTCTATTGGTACGATCGCTCTGGCAAGAGATATCCCACTGCTCAAGAACTTGTGAACCTAGAACGTCAGGTGAGACTTGAGGCTGAGGCGTTATTACAAAAGTATCGCGATCGCTTCGGTGATATCTCTGAATGA
- a CDS encoding DNA double-strand break repair nuclease NurA translates to MLDLQKLMGQMQGMSEQLQKEAQQLTAKLDHAETLFTEAIANQSHLCQHSELWRDRFMFNCAEPAEPLRQIQAIAPITTPHIVLATDGSQIAPSRHEIAYCYLINIGRVAIYYNSGIYPLLDNVPEVFYKTEDLYKARQWGIQTEQWMTLKRTVAENVTLANLAIATIATYPQSPILAFSDGALVHWELDEIPADARSQLLPDILSAWDNLKAQRIPLAGYISAPRAAEVTNFLRLQICPFEQPDCHTHCSAKPLDAAPCSQIQPLRDGTLWSRLLKVGECSPLWQSQARILEEYGEHQIYFCYLHVGSEIARIEMPVWTALDAEMRSQALRIILAQVQKGYGYPVALAEAHNQAVVTSSDRRRFFAILEQHMVKSGLRNITTSYKESRKRSSIA, encoded by the coding sequence ATGCTTGATTTACAGAAATTGATGGGACAGATGCAAGGGATGTCTGAACAATTGCAGAAAGAAGCTCAGCAATTGACTGCTAAGCTCGATCACGCAGAAACTTTATTTACTGAAGCCATTGCCAATCAATCTCATCTTTGTCAGCATAGTGAGCTATGGCGCGATCGCTTCATGTTTAATTGCGCGGAACCAGCAGAACCACTAAGGCAAATCCAGGCAATAGCACCTATAACCACACCACATATTGTTCTTGCTACCGATGGCTCACAGATTGCCCCTAGCCGCCATGAAATCGCCTATTGCTATTTGATTAATATCGGTCGAGTTGCCATTTACTATAATTCTGGCATTTATCCATTACTCGATAATGTTCCTGAAGTCTTTTATAAAACGGAAGATCTCTATAAAGCGCGTCAATGGGGAATTCAGACAGAACAATGGATGACCCTCAAGCGCACTGTTGCTGAGAATGTCACCCTCGCGAATTTAGCGATCGCTACAATAGCGACTTACCCTCAGTCACCAATACTCGCTTTTAGCGATGGAGCCTTAGTCCATTGGGAACTGGATGAGATTCCTGCCGATGCGCGATCTCAGCTTTTACCAGATATTCTGTCGGCATGGGATAACTTAAAAGCACAACGGATTCCTCTCGCAGGCTATATCAGCGCCCCCCGCGCGGCGGAGGTAACTAATTTTTTGCGCTTGCAAATCTGTCCTTTTGAGCAACCCGATTGTCATACCCACTGTTCTGCAAAACCGCTAGATGCTGCACCCTGTAGCCAAATTCAACCCTTGCGCGATGGCACATTATGGAGTCGTTTATTAAAAGTTGGCGAATGTAGTCCTCTCTGGCAAAGTCAGGCGAGAATTTTGGAGGAATATGGCGAACATCAGATTTATTTTTGTTATCTCCATGTAGGTTCAGAAATTGCCAGAATCGAGATGCCCGTTTGGACTGCCCTTGATGCAGAAATGCGATCACAAGCTTTGCGAATCATTCTCGCCCAAGTCCAGAAAGGTTATGGCTATCCTGTGGCACTGGCGGAGGCACATAATCAAGCCGTAGTTACGAGTAGCGATCGCCGTCGTTTTTTTGCAATTTTAGAACAGCACATGGTGAAGTCAGGTTTACGCAATATCACCACCTCCTACAAAGAATCTCGCAAGCGGAGCAGCATCGCCTAA
- the coaBC gene encoding bifunctional phosphopantothenoylcysteine decarboxylase/phosphopantothenate--cysteine ligase CoaBC encodes MPVNHVLIGISGGIAAYKVCEVVSSLAKWGIEVRVILSRSAAEFVTPLTFATLSRQLAYTDADFWQPTNGRPLHIELAEWADVFLLAPVTANTLAKLAYGMADNLLTNTVLASSCPILFAPAMNTTMWLQPTVQENWQKLLKDSRYAAIAPTDGILACDAVGTGRMAEPKIILEYIESFLFTHGKQDLKGKKILVNAGGTREFIDSVRFIGNPSTGKQGIAIAKAAIHRGATVTLITTSNSPLPVGEVTPSVRLVSTSAEMHQAMIDEFPFADMTIAAAAIGDVRSKITSDYKLPKSELPLNLELEYVPDIVADLASRKRPDQILVGFAAQTGTDQEVVTAAKDKLIRKGLDAIAANAVNSSQTGFGTDTNQATLIHQNGNVLSTPLCSKLELAHRLLDFLIQAI; translated from the coding sequence ATGCCTGTAAATCATGTACTCATTGGCATATCTGGAGGTATTGCTGCTTATAAAGTTTGTGAAGTGGTATCTAGCTTGGCGAAATGGGGGATAGAAGTGCGGGTGATCCTCTCGCGATCGGCTGCTGAATTTGTTACGCCCCTTACTTTTGCCACGTTATCACGTCAACTAGCTTATACTGATGCTGATTTTTGGCAACCAACTAATGGAAGACCCCTGCATATTGAACTCGCAGAATGGGCTGATGTATTTTTGCTTGCGCCTGTGACCGCAAATACTTTAGCGAAGCTTGCCTATGGTATGGCAGATAATTTACTGACAAATACAGTTCTTGCTTCCAGTTGCCCAATTCTCTTTGCTCCAGCAATGAATACGACCATGTGGCTACAACCCACTGTGCAGGAAAATTGGCAGAAATTATTAAAAGATTCTCGCTATGCAGCGATCGCACCAACGGATGGTATTCTCGCCTGTGACGCTGTAGGTACTGGGCGCATGGCGGAACCAAAAATAATTTTGGAATATATCGAATCTTTTCTGTTTACTCATGGTAAACAGGATTTAAAAGGGAAAAAGATTTTAGTTAATGCAGGTGGAACTCGCGAATTTATTGACTCTGTGCGCTTTATCGGTAATCCATCAACTGGTAAGCAGGGAATAGCGATCGCTAAAGCTGCCATCCATCGCGGTGCAACAGTTACCCTCATCACCACATCTAATTCCCCTCTTCCAGTTGGAGAAGTAACGCCATCGGTGCGATTAGTTAGTACTTCAGCGGAAATGCACCAAGCGATGATCGATGAATTTCCCTTTGCGGATATGACGATCGCTGCTGCTGCAATTGGTGATGTGCGCTCTAAAATAACCAGTGATTACAAGTTACCAAAATCAGAATTACCCTTAAATCTTGAACTAGAATATGTTCCTGATATCGTGGCTGATCTAGCTAGTCGTAAACGTCCTGACCAAATCTTAGTGGGTTTTGCGGCACAAACTGGCACAGATCAAGAAGTTGTGACTGCGGCAAAAGATAAATTAATTCGGAAAGGATTAGATGCGATCGCGGCTAACGCGGTGAATAGTTCCCAAACTGGTTTTGGTACAGATACTAATCAAGCCACCTTAATTCATCAAAATGGTAATGTTCTCTCCACACCACTTTGCTCTAAATTAGAACTTGCCCATCGATTGTTAGATTTTCTGATACAAGCTATTTAG
- a CDS encoding TROVE domain-containing protein encodes MSYKFLFQKPKGTPQTQAIAGREAEMIQGRSGGFAFDAGIWRMLRRCLLIGTAQSTYYAGKHELSTDFIDTVQKCVAENPDRVASEILYASDGRAVNNSAPILALVLLSMGDSQAAKRNFMEIFPQVVRTGSHFYEWMNYTKSMRGFGKVIRESGKAWLSNPDTNALAYQLLKYQQRQGFSHRDALRLFHVKPATDDQQALYQWVVKGWDELPSKIPSDALAQIWWYEWLKRHPDKTHEAIAKGKLTHEMAAPIGQMDVRAWQLLFNEMPIGALLRNLGSLTELGVLTAKNKDNLKHVANVLNNRDRLKKGRIHPIDVLKALKTYQSGGALGRSQKTWQPIPRIVDILETALEMSFDAIAPTGATFLHAIDVSGSMAYYTVSSIGLTCCEIAATMALATVKAETNYAIRGFATDFRDLGITKKDSFTSAMQKASSQNFGGTDASVAYDWAIKNKFYADVFCFWTDSESWAGRRHPSEALAEYRRKVNANAKAIYVTLAPYKLSLVDPKDPNSWDMGGFDPAMPRAIQMVAMGEV; translated from the coding sequence ATGTCATATAAATTCTTATTCCAGAAACCCAAAGGTACTCCTCAAACTCAAGCGATCGCAGGTCGTGAAGCCGAAATGATCCAAGGGCGATCGGGTGGCTTTGCCTTTGATGCGGGTATCTGGCGCATGTTGCGTCGTTGCTTGCTGATTGGTACGGCTCAAAGTACCTACTACGCTGGCAAGCACGAACTGTCCACCGATTTCATTGATACGGTGCAGAAATGCGTTGCTGAAAATCCCGATCGCGTGGCGAGCGAAATTCTCTATGCTAGCGATGGTCGTGCGGTGAATAACAGCGCTCCCATTCTGGCTCTAGTCTTGCTATCGATGGGTGACAGTCAAGCGGCAAAACGGAACTTCATGGAAATCTTTCCTCAAGTTGTCCGCACAGGTAGCCACTTCTATGAATGGATGAACTACACCAAGTCCATGCGTGGCTTCGGTAAAGTCATTCGTGAAAGCGGTAAGGCATGGCTCTCCAATCCCGACACCAATGCGCTAGCCTACCAATTGCTGAAGTACCAACAACGGCAAGGCTTCTCGCACCGTGATGCGTTGCGTTTGTTTCACGTCAAGCCTGCAACCGACGATCAACAAGCGCTATATCAATGGGTGGTCAAGGGTTGGGATGAACTTCCTTCAAAAATTCCATCGGATGCGCTAGCGCAAATCTGGTGGTATGAATGGCTCAAGCGTCACCCTGACAAGACCCATGAAGCGATCGCCAAGGGTAAACTCACCCATGAAATGGCGGCTCCCATCGGACAGATGGATGTGCGTGCATGGCAGTTGCTCTTTAACGAAATGCCCATCGGTGCGCTATTGCGGAACCTTGGTTCTTTGACGGAACTTGGTGTCTTGACTGCGAAAAACAAGGATAACTTGAAGCATGTTGCCAATGTCTTGAACAATCGCGATCGCCTGAAGAAGGGACGCATTCACCCCATTGATGTTTTGAAAGCTCTCAAGACCTATCAATCGGGCGGTGCGCTCGGACGTAGCCAAAAGACTTGGCAACCAATTCCGCGCATTGTCGATATTCTGGAAACTGCTCTGGAAATGTCCTTCGATGCGATCGCGCCTACGGGTGCGACTTTCCTCCATGCGATCGATGTGTCAGGTTCGATGGCTTACTACACCGTTAGTTCCATTGGCTTGACCTGCTGCGAAATCGCGGCAACGATGGCTTTGGCAACGGTGAAGGCGGAAACCAACTATGCGATCCGTGGATTTGCAACCGACTTCCGCGATTTGGGAATCACCAAAAAGGATTCCTTTACATCGGCAATGCAAAAGGCATCAAGCCAAAACTTCGGTGGTACGGATGCGTCGGTGGCTTACGATTGGGCGATTAAGAATAAGTTCTATGCGGATGTGTTCTGCTTCTGGACTGATTCCGAATCTTGGGCAGGTCGTCGTCATCCTAGTGAAGCTTTGGCAGAATATCGCCGCAAGGTTAATGCTAATGCAAAAGCAATCTATGTGACCTTGGCTCCCTACAAGCTTTCGCTAGTCGATCCCAAAGATCCTAATTCTTGGGATATGGGAGGTTTCGACCCTGCAATGCCCCGTGCGATCCAAATGGTAGCAATGGGTGAAGTCTAA
- a CDS encoding NAD(P)/FAD-dependent oxidoreductase encodes MSLSTQNESAPHHVVIIGGGFGGLYAAQKLGKSKVPLKVTLIDKRNFHLFQPLLYQVATGSLSPADIASPLRAVLAENKNTSVVMGEVLDIDPKAQVVKLKNHLDISYDSLIVATGVSHHYFGNDQWSEQAPGLKTIEDAINMRRRILSAFEAAEKTHDPKFKEALMNFVVIGGGPTGVELAGTLAELAHRTLSDEFTHIDTKKARIILIEGTDRVLPPYHADLSEAAKQSLLKLGVEVKTSAMVTNIEDHVVTLKCGDQFDQIQAQTILWAAGVKASPMGKVLGDRLKAELDRVGRVIVQPDMSIANYPNVYVIGDLANYPHQGDRPLPGVAPVAMQQGEYVAHHIEAKVQQKEPAKFRYLDFGSLAVIGRHEAVVDFKFIRLKGWLAWFIWTFVHVYYLIEFDNKLLVMVQWGWNYFTHRRGARIITGRYLQVLEEMEGIRAGGLSLEAREPVEVA; translated from the coding sequence ATGTCTCTAAGCACTCAAAATGAAAGCGCACCCCATCATGTTGTTATTATTGGCGGTGGCTTTGGGGGACTATATGCCGCCCAAAAACTAGGCAAATCAAAGGTTCCCCTCAAAGTTACCCTCATTGACAAACGCAACTTTCACCTCTTCCAGCCGCTACTTTACCAAGTCGCCACAGGCAGCCTCTCTCCCGCCGATATCGCTTCACCATTGCGGGCCGTCCTCGCCGAAAACAAAAATACTAGCGTCGTCATGGGCGAAGTGTTAGATATTGATCCCAAAGCGCAGGTAGTTAAATTAAAAAATCACTTAGACATAAGCTATGACTCGCTGATCGTGGCAACAGGAGTTAGTCACCATTACTTTGGTAACGATCAATGGTCAGAGCAAGCCCCTGGATTAAAAACCATTGAAGATGCGATTAATATGCGTCGCCGCATCCTGAGCGCTTTTGAGGCAGCCGAAAAGACCCATGATCCTAAGTTTAAAGAAGCATTGATGAACTTCGTGGTCATCGGTGGAGGTCCAACGGGCGTAGAACTTGCGGGAACGTTGGCGGAGCTTGCCCATCGTACTCTCAGTGATGAATTCACACATATTGATACCAAGAAAGCGCGAATCATCTTGATTGAAGGAACCGATCGCGTATTACCTCCCTACCATGCCGATCTCTCGGAGGCGGCAAAGCAATCACTCCTAAAGTTGGGTGTGGAAGTCAAAACCAGTGCGATGGTGACGAATATTGAAGATCACGTTGTCACCTTAAAATGTGGTGATCAATTTGATCAGATTCAAGCCCAAACGATTCTCTGGGCGGCAGGTGTGAAGGCTTCACCGATGGGTAAAGTATTAGGCGATCGCCTAAAAGCCGAGCTAGATCGCGTTGGTCGCGTAATTGTCCAGCCTGATATGTCGATCGCTAATTATCCCAATGTCTATGTGATTGGTGATTTGGCGAACTATCCGCACCAAGGCGATCGCCCACTTCCGGGGGTTGCGCCTGTGGCGATGCAGCAGGGCGAATATGTAGCGCACCATATCGAGGCGAAGGTGCAACAAAAGGAACCTGCTAAATTCAGATATTTAGATTTTGGTAGCCTCGCCGTAATTGGTCGCCATGAGGCGGTTGTGGACTTTAAGTTTATCCGTCTAAAGGGTTGGTTAGCGTGGTTTATTTGGACATTTGTGCATGTTTATTATCTGATTGAATTTGATAATAAGCTTCTTGTAATGGTTCAATGGGGATGGAACTATTTCACCCATCGTCGTGGCGCGAGAATTATTACTGGTCGATACTTGCAGGTATTGGAAGAAATGGAAGGAATCCGCGCAGGTGGTCTTTCGTTAGAAGCAAGGGAACCTGTAGAAGTTGCCTAA
- a CDS encoding TIGR04376 family protein, with product MGLIDDISRFLETRLEEFIRNNPQIELQILEDKLRQQDEEITKLIVSSKQEEKQLQDRILEIAEEIRVWHDRTVKAESFNRSDLANLAKEREAALLRQGNQVWAQMEIVKKRAIDSQALQVQIQERRKEVQAKIEEEAKTAKAKSPSTTPLNWDNLYTPPFRDPNDKLEETFRRWEMDEELERLKRNLGK from the coding sequence ATGGGGTTGATAGATGATATCTCACGCTTTTTAGAAACTCGTCTAGAGGAGTTTATTCGCAATAATCCCCAAATTGAGTTGCAAATTCTCGAAGATAAGTTACGCCAACAAGATGAAGAAATAACGAAGTTAATCGTTAGCTCCAAACAAGAGGAAAAACAGTTGCAGGATCGGATTCTGGAAATAGCGGAAGAAATTCGGGTCTGGCATGATCGCACGGTTAAAGCTGAGTCCTTTAATCGATCTGATTTGGCAAATCTTGCGAAAGAGCGTGAAGCAGCATTGCTACGCCAGGGTAATCAAGTTTGGGCGCAGATGGAAATAGTCAAAAAACGGGCGATCGATAGCCAAGCCTTACAAGTCCAAATCCAAGAAAGGCGTAAGGAAGTACAGGCAAAAATTGAGGAGGAGGCAAAAACTGCTAAGGCAAAGTCTCCGTCCACAACTCCATTAAATTGGGATAATCTCTATACCCCACCCTTCCGTGATCCTAATGATAAGCTAGAGGAAACCTTTCGTCGTTGGGAAATGGATGAAGAACTTGAAAGGCTCAAACGTAATTTGGGTAAGTAG
- the gshB gene encoding glutathione synthase: MKLAFIIDPIARLDAAHDTSVALMEAACRKGYEVFITDMNTLSVRDSKAWAFLQATKIHPIPLVDGKWQVPHPWYEVAEGSFQPLENMQFVWMRPDPPVTTEYLYATYILDYVDTNKTKVLNSPQGIRAANEKMYALQFTDAIPKTIVTADKGTIIDFVKAEGKAVMKPLGGKGGEGILFLEVGDRNINSLIEISTNIGKTPVMVQEYLPDAQLGDKRIILLDGNPIGAVNRVPKSGEFRGNMAAGGSAVQVDITPREREICKQLAPTLKRDGLMFVGIDVIGGYLTEVNVTSPTGVREIDRLDGVSLGDRVMDWLAVF; this comes from the coding sequence ATGAAACTTGCATTTATTATCGATCCGATCGCTAGACTCGATGCCGCTCACGATACCAGTGTTGCCCTCATGGAAGCGGCTTGTCGCAAGGGCTATGAAGTATTTATCACAGATATGAATACGCTCAGTGTTAGAGATAGTAAGGCATGGGCTTTTCTTCAAGCAACCAAGATTCATCCTATTCCTCTTGTAGATGGCAAATGGCAAGTTCCACATCCTTGGTATGAAGTTGCTGAAGGATCATTTCAGCCCTTAGAGAATATGCAATTTGTGTGGATGCGTCCTGATCCACCTGTAACAACGGAATATCTCTATGCAACCTATATTCTCGATTATGTAGATACCAATAAAACCAAAGTTCTTAACTCACCACAGGGCATTCGTGCAGCCAATGAGAAAATGTATGCGTTGCAGTTTACAGACGCAATCCCAAAAACGATTGTCACTGCCGATAAAGGTACAATCATCGACTTTGTGAAAGCAGAAGGTAAAGCTGTGATGAAGCCCTTGGGAGGTAAAGGGGGTGAAGGAATTTTATTTCTCGAAGTAGGCGATCGCAATATTAACTCGCTAATCGAAATCAGTACCAATATTGGCAAAACACCTGTGATGGTGCAGGAATATTTGCCTGATGCTCAATTGGGTGATAAGCGGATCATTCTCCTTGATGGCAACCCCATTGGCGCAGTAAATCGAGTCCCCAAATCAGGAGAGTTTCGTGGCAACATGGCAGCAGGCGGTAGTGCTGTGCAAGTAGATATTACGCCTCGCGAAAGGGAAATATGTAAACAACTTGCCCCTACTCTCAAACGTGATGGATTAATGTTTGTGGGTATTGACGTAATCGGTGGCTATCTGACCGAAGTGAATGTGACTAGCCCCACAGGTGTCCGCGAAATTGATCGCCTCGACGGAGTTTCGCTCGGCGATCGAGTGATGGATTGGTTGGCAGTTTTTTAA